A stretch of Myxococcus hansupus DNA encodes these proteins:
- a CDS encoding M3 family metallopeptidase — translation MSESQVPDAARLVTCPPAEFTRAAEAAMTAAREGIARLKALRPPYVTREVLELYDESTAALDDAGARASVARHAHPDAAMRDAAESAEQALETLSNDIRMDRGVYDVLAAVDLSGEDAATRKWMEKVLREFRRAGVDRDDATRARVKALQEELVRIGQEFSKNIRQDTRTEALPPSALDGLPDDYVRAHPPGEDGKVRVTTDYPDIVPFMTYSRDAKAREQMWRTFRQRGHPSNGDVLQRMVARRNELAVLLGYRNWAAYATEDKMIRDEQAASDFIQKIADASGARMERDYAVLLERKRRDEPGAERVNPWDQAYLDDRVKAEQYAFDSQAVRPFYEYTRVKQGVLDLTARMFGVSYRHVADAPVWHPDVEAYDVFEGATLRGRFYLDMHPRDDKYKHAAQFTLTSGKTGRRLPEGVLVCNFPRPGKEPALLLHSEVETFFHEFGHLLHHIFGGHTRWAGVSGVRTEWDFVEAPSQMLEEWARDTASLQTFARHHETNEPIPADLVERMRRAEEFGKGLWVRQQMFYAALSLELYRRKPDSVDAVSLVRELQGKFTPFPYVEGTYFHLSFGHLDGYSSNYYTYMWSLVIAKDLFTVFQQKGMLSSEPAQAYRRAVLEPGGSDDAARLVHAFLGRDYDFRAYEEWLNQAA, via the coding sequence GTGTCAGAGAGCCAAGTCCCGGACGCCGCCCGCCTCGTCACCTGCCCGCCGGCCGAATTCACGCGCGCCGCCGAGGCGGCCATGACCGCCGCCCGCGAGGGAATCGCCCGCCTCAAGGCCCTCCGGCCCCCCTACGTCACGCGCGAGGTGTTGGAGCTCTACGACGAGTCCACGGCCGCGCTCGACGACGCGGGTGCCCGTGCCAGCGTGGCCCGTCACGCGCACCCGGACGCCGCCATGCGCGACGCCGCCGAGTCCGCCGAGCAGGCCCTGGAGACGCTCAGCAACGACATCCGCATGGACCGAGGCGTCTATGACGTGCTCGCGGCGGTGGACCTGTCTGGCGAGGACGCCGCCACCCGCAAGTGGATGGAGAAGGTGCTGCGCGAGTTCCGCCGCGCGGGCGTGGACCGGGACGACGCCACGCGCGCCCGGGTGAAGGCGCTCCAGGAGGAGCTGGTCCGCATTGGCCAGGAGTTCAGCAAGAACATCCGGCAGGACACGCGCACGGAGGCGCTGCCGCCCTCCGCCCTGGACGGCTTGCCCGACGACTACGTCCGAGCCCACCCGCCGGGCGAGGACGGGAAGGTGCGCGTCACCACGGACTACCCGGACATCGTCCCGTTCATGACGTACTCGCGGGACGCGAAGGCCCGCGAGCAGATGTGGCGCACCTTCCGTCAGCGGGGCCACCCTTCCAACGGAGACGTGCTCCAGCGGATGGTGGCGCGGCGGAACGAGCTGGCGGTGCTGCTGGGCTACCGCAACTGGGCGGCCTACGCGACCGAGGACAAGATGATTCGCGACGAGCAGGCCGCGTCGGACTTCATCCAGAAGATCGCCGACGCGTCCGGCGCGCGGATGGAGCGCGACTACGCCGTGTTGCTGGAGCGCAAGCGCCGCGACGAGCCCGGCGCCGAGCGCGTGAATCCCTGGGACCAGGCGTACCTGGACGACCGCGTGAAGGCGGAGCAGTACGCCTTCGACTCGCAGGCGGTGCGGCCCTTCTACGAGTACACGCGGGTGAAGCAGGGCGTGCTCGACCTGACGGCGCGCATGTTCGGCGTCAGCTACCGCCATGTCGCGGACGCGCCGGTGTGGCACCCGGACGTGGAGGCCTACGACGTGTTCGAGGGCGCCACGCTGCGCGGCCGCTTCTACCTGGACATGCACCCGCGCGACGACAAGTACAAGCACGCGGCCCAGTTCACGCTCACCAGCGGGAAGACGGGCCGGCGGCTGCCGGAAGGGGTGCTCGTGTGCAACTTCCCCCGTCCGGGCAAGGAGCCCGCGCTGCTCCTGCACAGCGAGGTGGAGACCTTCTTCCACGAGTTCGGCCACCTGCTGCACCACATCTTCGGCGGCCACACGCGCTGGGCCGGTGTGTCGGGCGTGCGCACGGAGTGGGACTTCGTGGAGGCGCCGTCGCAGATGCTGGAGGAGTGGGCGCGTGACACCGCCAGCCTGCAGACGTTCGCCCGGCACCACGAGACAAACGAGCCCATCCCCGCGGACCTGGTGGAGCGCATGCGGCGCGCAGAGGAGTTCGGCAAGGGGCTGTGGGTGCGCCAGCAGATGTTCTACGCGGCGCTGAGCCTGGAGCTGTACCGGCGCAAGCCGGACAGCGTGGACGCCGTGTCGCTCGTGCGCGAGCTGCAGGGCAAGTTCACGCCGTTCCCGTACGTGGAGGGCACCTACTTCCACCTCTCCTTCGGGCACCTCGACGGGTACTCGTCCAACTACTACACGTACATGTGGTCGCTCGTCATCGCGAAGGACCTGTTCACGGTGTTCCAGCAGAAGGGGATGCTGTCGTCGGAGCCCGCGCAGGCGTATCGGCGCGCGGTGCTGGAGCCGGGTGGTTCGGACGACGCGGCCCGCCTGGTGCACGCCTTCCTGGGGCGCGACTACGACTTCCGCGCCTACGAGGAGTGGCTCAACCAGGCGGCGTGA
- a CDS encoding TetR/AcrR family transcriptional regulator, with the protein MGSDARTAILDAAIEVFARYGFKKASVEDIARRADVGKGSIYLHFENKEALFEACAQKVFAEVNAALNAAIRQATTPQEQIRAYIRFCLKPHAWTPGGRRVELTTVLELGEQAAHLIPVMVEQEVALLAGIIESGVAQGLFSVAEPRLLAEGLVELMSSVGDSLLTKDLDGHRERALEACFTVFIRGLSASKVPQTPSR; encoded by the coding sequence ATGGGTTCGGACGCGCGAACAGCAATCCTCGATGCCGCCATCGAAGTCTTCGCTCGCTATGGCTTCAAGAAGGCCTCAGTCGAAGACATCGCCCGTCGTGCGGATGTCGGCAAAGGCAGTATCTATCTGCACTTCGAGAACAAGGAGGCGCTGTTTGAAGCCTGCGCTCAAAAGGTGTTCGCCGAGGTCAATGCCGCGCTCAATGCGGCCATCCGACAGGCGACAACGCCCCAAGAGCAGATCCGCGCCTACATTCGGTTTTGCCTCAAGCCACATGCCTGGACTCCTGGTGGGCGGCGCGTGGAGCTGACCACGGTCCTGGAGCTCGGCGAGCAGGCGGCACACCTCATTCCTGTGATGGTGGAGCAAGAGGTGGCTCTTCTTGCGGGCATCATCGAGAGCGGTGTGGCACAGGGGCTCTTTTCCGTGGCCGAGCCTCGCTTGCTGGCTGAGGGGTTGGTCGAGCTGATGTCCAGTGTGGGGGACTCGCTGTTAACAAAAGACCTCGACGGCCATCGTGAGCGAGCGCTCGAGGCCTGCTTCACCGTCTTCATCCGTGGGCTCTCGGCCTCCAAGGTTCCGCAGACACCCTCCCGCTGA
- a CDS encoding efflux RND transporter periplasmic adaptor subunit: MKMTWKTAAVAVAVVVAGCGGGNAAPAPSAARVVQKPVGVRTVRPAPQLKASVLKATGSVRARQEATLSAEATGPITRVAVDVGDTVKRGQVLAQMDTTNVRLAVNQARAARSAADAALEGAKMEVERARALAQSGSLARASLEKAEVGYRQAQAQAEQAVAALDSAQEAQHDTRRIAPFDGVITRRTCNEGDYVSPGTALFGLINTHALEVRAPVPEALVDRVKVGSLVSGTLNPSGAPFEAKVRSLGAVIDPQTRTVEVLADVVPGKNKGVMLRAGALVELDFTGTLSADGEGASAGLFLPAQAVHSRGQEGFVWVVREGKAQRRDVKVERVLPGFVRVVQGLGLEEHVVADVSLPLQDGAALQVVR, translated from the coding sequence ATGAAGATGACCTGGAAGACAGCAGCGGTGGCCGTGGCGGTGGTTGTGGCTGGGTGCGGCGGTGGCAATGCAGCGCCCGCGCCGTCCGCGGCGCGGGTGGTCCAGAAGCCCGTGGGGGTCCGTACCGTCAGGCCGGCTCCCCAACTCAAGGCGAGCGTCTTGAAGGCCACTGGCAGCGTACGCGCCCGGCAGGAGGCGACCTTGAGCGCCGAGGCCACGGGCCCCATCACCCGCGTCGCGGTGGACGTGGGGGACACGGTGAAGCGGGGCCAGGTGCTCGCACAGATGGACACCACCAACGTCCGGCTCGCCGTCAACCAAGCGCGGGCCGCGCGTTCGGCGGCGGATGCGGCGCTGGAGGGCGCGAAGATGGAGGTGGAGCGGGCGAGGGCGCTCGCGCAGTCGGGCAGCCTCGCGCGGGCTTCACTTGAGAAGGCAGAGGTGGGCTACCGCCAGGCGCAGGCCCAGGCCGAGCAGGCCGTTGCAGCCCTCGACAGTGCGCAGGAGGCTCAGCACGACACTCGCCGCATCGCCCCCTTCGACGGCGTCATCACCCGTCGCACCTGCAACGAGGGGGACTACGTGTCGCCCGGCACCGCCCTCTTCGGGCTCATCAATACGCATGCGCTCGAGGTTCGCGCGCCAGTGCCCGAAGCACTCGTGGACCGCGTGAAGGTGGGCAGCCTCGTCAGTGGGACGCTCAATCCTTCCGGGGCTCCGTTCGAGGCGAAGGTGCGCAGTCTGGGGGCCGTCATCGACCCGCAGACTCGCACCGTCGAAGTGCTCGCGGACGTGGTGCCGGGCAAGAACAAGGGCGTGATGCTGCGTGCGGGCGCTCTTGTGGAGCTGGACTTCACCGGCACCCTGTCCGCCGACGGAGAGGGGGCGTCCGCGGGGCTGTTCCTGCCCGCGCAAGCCGTCCATTCCCGCGGCCAGGAGGGTTTCGTCTGGGTGGTCCGCGAGGGCAAGGCCCAGCGCCGTGATGTCAAGGTGGAGCGAGTGCTGCCTGGCTTCGTGCGCGTGGTCCAGGGACTCGGCCTCGAGGAGCACGTCGTCGCCGACGTGAGCCTCCCTCTTCAGGACGGCGCCGCTCTCCAGGTCGTCCGGTAG
- a CDS encoding efflux RND transporter permease subunit, with protein MLKIFIKHSVFTVMLMAAVVVFGLYAYPRIGVDQYPNIDIPYVSITTLLPGAAPASIEETVSKPLEEGLNTLNGVDELSSINLESVSQITIAFKMGTDVNVAAQDVRDRVQASLRSLPAGIETPVVEKFDLGAAPILTLSLTGALPVEELTRVAKDVVKPALQSQAGVGSIDVVGGREREIQVVVDPQRLRGYGLAVGDVSQALQAQSVDLPGGRATQGGRERIIRLTAEAQSVEELSNIIIVSPNGTPVRVRDVAAVVDGAQEARGLARSDTGAALALVVRKQSGANTVQVAESVKESLAELNASLPQGVDIKTISDNSTNIRSSISAVQFDMLLGGALSVLIVLVFLRNLRSTLVSAIALPVSVIGTFAVMAMLGFTFNIITMLALTLSIGLLIDDAIVVIENIVRHLEEGKPPMQAALEGTQQIVVAVLAVTLAIVAVFIPVAFMEGMIGQFFYQFGVTVAVSVLISYAVSMTLTPMLSSRLLKGHAHGPTNKVSAAIERVLVGMENGYRRILEGVLKRRALTLVAAVGVLVLTLGLASFLKFTFIPPSDNSAVKVTLELPVGATLEDTERELGVVAAQVRTLEGVKETFSTAGGGTLEEVHKGEVMVNLVPPKERSFDQESFKVRLREALPVRPGVLTSVQNISDVGGGGNTQAVQFMLRGTDWEQLVASSEKLLGTMKTNPNFTDVDSTYRSGKPQFDVKLNRERAAQLGVPAAQVGQELRAYLGRDEFMTYREGGETFDVKLRLPEATLASEDALGQLTVRTVGGQLVELRNVADIIPSEGPVQIDRQNQKRQITLLANLAPGYSLGEAMTYLSEQSEKDLPAGVEAGFSGDAKEMGKTAAAFGMALGLGILLLYMILAAQFGSYIHPFTIMLSLPFALIGAIGALLLSGNAMSMFALIGVIMLMGLVVKNGILLVDFTQQLREAGRSAGHALLEAAPVRLRPILMTTIAMVAGMVPVALAQGDGAEMRVPMALVIIGGLISSTVLTLVVVPVVYSLLDGLVARFARREVSPLALDVPAASSNPSSSLL; from the coding sequence ATGCTCAAAATCTTTATCAAACACTCCGTCTTCACCGTCATGTTGATGGCGGCGGTCGTCGTCTTCGGCCTCTACGCCTACCCGCGCATCGGCGTCGACCAGTACCCCAACATCGACATCCCCTACGTCTCCATCACCACGCTGCTGCCGGGCGCTGCTCCGGCGTCCATCGAGGAGACTGTCTCCAAGCCGCTGGAGGAGGGGCTCAACACGCTCAACGGCGTGGACGAACTCAGCTCCATCAACCTGGAGAGCGTCAGTCAGATCACCATCGCCTTCAAGATGGGCACCGACGTCAATGTCGCGGCTCAGGACGTGAGAGACCGCGTGCAGGCCTCGCTGCGCTCGCTGCCAGCCGGCATCGAGACGCCCGTCGTGGAGAAATTCGACCTCGGCGCGGCCCCCATCCTCACGCTGTCGCTCACCGGTGCGCTGCCCGTGGAGGAGTTGACGCGGGTGGCGAAGGACGTGGTGAAGCCCGCGCTTCAGAGCCAGGCGGGCGTGGGCAGCATCGACGTGGTGGGTGGCCGCGAGCGTGAAATCCAGGTGGTGGTCGACCCGCAGCGTCTGCGCGGCTACGGGCTGGCCGTGGGCGATGTGAGCCAGGCGCTGCAGGCGCAGAGCGTGGACCTGCCGGGTGGCCGCGCCACGCAGGGCGGCCGTGAGCGAATCATCCGGCTGACGGCCGAGGCGCAGAGCGTGGAGGAGCTGAGCAACATCATCATCGTCAGTCCCAACGGCACACCGGTGCGAGTGCGGGACGTCGCGGCGGTGGTGGACGGCGCTCAGGAGGCGCGGGGCCTTGCGCGCTCGGACACCGGCGCCGCGCTGGCGCTGGTGGTGCGAAAGCAGTCAGGCGCCAACACCGTGCAGGTGGCGGAGAGCGTCAAGGAGTCGCTCGCCGAGCTGAACGCGTCGCTGCCCCAGGGCGTGGACATCAAGACCATCAGCGACAACTCCACCAACATCCGCTCGTCCATCAGCGCGGTGCAGTTCGACATGCTGCTGGGCGGCGCGCTGTCGGTGCTCATCGTGCTGGTGTTCCTGCGCAACCTGCGCTCCACGCTGGTGTCCGCCATCGCGCTGCCGGTGAGCGTCATCGGCACCTTCGCGGTGATGGCGATGCTCGGCTTCACCTTCAACATCATCACCATGCTGGCGCTGACGCTCTCCATCGGCCTGCTCATCGACGACGCCATCGTGGTCATCGAGAACATCGTCCGGCACCTGGAGGAGGGGAAACCGCCCATGCAGGCGGCGCTCGAGGGCACCCAGCAGATTGTCGTCGCGGTGCTCGCGGTGACGCTGGCCATTGTCGCGGTGTTCATTCCCGTGGCCTTCATGGAAGGAATGATTGGCCAGTTCTTCTACCAGTTCGGCGTCACGGTGGCGGTGTCGGTGCTCATCTCCTACGCGGTGTCGATGACGCTCACGCCCATGCTCTCCAGCCGCCTGCTCAAGGGCCATGCACATGGCCCTACCAACAAGGTGAGCGCCGCCATTGAACGGGTGTTGGTGGGCATGGAGAACGGTTACCGCCGCATCCTGGAGGGCGTGCTCAAGCGGCGCGCTTTGACCCTCGTCGCGGCCGTGGGTGTGTTGGTGTTGACCTTGGGTCTGGCGAGCTTCCTCAAGTTCACCTTCATCCCGCCTTCCGACAACAGCGCCGTCAAGGTGACGCTCGAACTGCCCGTGGGCGCCACGCTCGAGGACACCGAACGGGAGCTGGGCGTCGTCGCCGCGCAGGTGCGCACGCTGGAAGGCGTCAAGGAGACCTTCAGCACCGCGGGCGGTGGCACGCTCGAGGAGGTGCACAAGGGCGAGGTGATGGTGAACCTGGTTCCGCCCAAGGAGCGCTCATTCGACCAGGAGTCCTTCAAGGTGCGCTTGCGTGAGGCGCTGCCCGTGCGCCCCGGCGTGTTGACCTCCGTCCAGAACATCTCCGACGTTGGCGGTGGCGGCAACACCCAGGCAGTCCAGTTCATGCTGCGCGGCACCGACTGGGAGCAACTCGTCGCATCGAGCGAGAAGCTGCTCGGCACGATGAAGACGAACCCGAACTTCACCGATGTCGACTCGACCTACCGCAGCGGAAAACCCCAGTTTGACGTGAAGCTCAACCGGGAGCGCGCCGCACAGCTCGGCGTGCCGGCTGCTCAGGTGGGCCAGGAGCTGCGCGCCTATCTGGGCCGCGACGAGTTCATGACGTACCGCGAGGGTGGCGAGACCTTCGATGTGAAGTTGCGTCTGCCCGAGGCCACGCTCGCTTCGGAAGATGCGCTGGGCCAGCTCACCGTGCGCACCGTTGGCGGACAGTTGGTGGAGCTGCGCAACGTGGCGGACATCATCCCGTCCGAGGGGCCGGTGCAGATTGACCGGCAGAACCAGAAGCGGCAGATCACCCTGCTCGCCAACCTGGCACCCGGCTACTCCCTGGGCGAAGCCATGACCTATCTCTCCGAGCAGTCCGAGAAGGACCTGCCCGCGGGTGTGGAGGCGGGCTTCTCCGGTGATGCGAAGGAGATGGGCAAGACGGCCGCAGCCTTCGGCATGGCGCTTGGGTTGGGCATCTTGCTGCTCTACATGATTCTGGCGGCGCAGTTCGGCAGCTACATCCACCCCTTCACCATCATGCTGTCGCTGCCCTTCGCGCTCATCGGTGCCATCGGCGCGCTGCTCTTGTCGGGCAATGCGATGTCCATGTTCGCGCTCATCGGAGTCATCATGTTGATGGGGCTGGTGGTGAAGAACGGCATCCTGCTGGTCGACTTCACCCAGCAACTGCGCGAAGCGGGCAGGAGCGCGGGACACGCGCTGCTGGAGGCAGCGCCGGTGCGTCTGCGTCCCATTCTCATGACGACCATCGCCATGGTGGCCGGCATGGTGCCCGTGGCGCTGGCTCAGGGGGATGGCGCCGAAATGCGAGTACCGATGGCGCTCGTCATCATCGGCGGACTCATCAGCTCCACGGTGCTGACGCTGGTGGTGGTGCCCGTTGTCTACTCGCTGCTGGACGGACTCGTTGCCCGCTTCGCGCGCCGCGAGGTCAGTCCGCTGGCATTGGATGTCCCTGCGGCATCCTCCAATCCCTCGAGCTCCCTTCTTTAA
- a CDS encoding TolC family protein: MFIPVLVSSLLLTQASSFPVISARAPTAPEALTEPNVPVRPVDAQKVVSVDKSETVAASEASLRLLSLTEALRLAERGNPGLEAARARLRQARLLSNKAWAGYFPSVTANGTYTRNPVELVFEVPEAPEPIPLLKRDQFAGQLNAQQAVLVPRLWPAIENAYLGEKAAELTAESTRRETLFAVAQAYLGAASLREAMAVQEQLLDVRRGFERDAQNRLEVGDVERLALLRATLDRKEAEQEVVRSRNAYANAKSALAALLARPVDFDVALPKESAVAIPVEVRDVSAAETTALERRPDAASARLDIDLARGGRKQILFEYLPDLYATANYTATNVAGLTGQATMWTAGLSLSWTLLDGGLREANLREANGRIAEARANLRGAEEKIRDEVRRAVTDLGTAEANLGTAEERVKLSWESARLAKESFEAGASTYLQVTDVNATLANAQLSLVAESLNVQLSRLALARAMGLFDPTGNSLVEP; this comes from the coding sequence ATGTTCATCCCTGTTCTCGTATCAAGCCTCCTGCTGACCCAGGCTTCCAGCTTCCCTGTTATTTCCGCACGAGCCCCAACTGCCCCAGAGGCTCTCACCGAACCCAATGTGCCTGTGCGTCCAGTCGACGCGCAGAAGGTTGTCAGTGTCGACAAATCCGAGACAGTTGCCGCTTCAGAGGCTTCACTCAGGTTGCTTTCATTGACGGAGGCACTTCGACTCGCGGAGCGGGGGAACCCTGGCCTTGAGGCGGCCCGCGCCCGACTCAGACAAGCGAGGCTGTTGAGTAACAAAGCCTGGGCTGGGTACTTCCCGAGCGTCACCGCGAACGGTACATACACCCGGAATCCCGTGGAGTTGGTGTTCGAGGTACCTGAAGCTCCGGAGCCCATTCCTCTCCTGAAGAGGGACCAGTTCGCTGGCCAGCTCAACGCACAACAGGCGGTGCTCGTGCCGAGACTGTGGCCCGCCATTGAGAATGCCTATCTTGGGGAAAAGGCGGCGGAGTTGACGGCGGAGAGTACCCGCCGTGAGACGCTGTTCGCAGTGGCCCAGGCATACTTGGGGGCTGCGAGCTTGCGTGAGGCGATGGCAGTGCAGGAGCAACTCCTGGATGTACGCCGGGGCTTCGAGCGCGACGCCCAGAATCGTCTCGAGGTTGGCGACGTGGAGCGGCTGGCGTTGCTGCGCGCGACCCTGGACCGCAAGGAGGCAGAGCAGGAGGTGGTGCGCAGCCGCAATGCCTATGCCAATGCCAAGAGCGCGCTGGCCGCGCTCCTCGCCCGTCCCGTGGACTTCGACGTCGCACTGCCGAAGGAGTCAGCGGTCGCGATTCCCGTGGAGGTCAGGGATGTGTCCGCCGCGGAGACGACCGCACTCGAAAGACGTCCGGACGCCGCGAGTGCGCGCCTTGACATCGACCTGGCTAGAGGGGGCCGGAAGCAAATCCTCTTCGAGTACCTCCCCGACCTGTATGCCACGGCCAACTACACGGCAACGAACGTCGCTGGACTCACAGGACAGGCGACGATGTGGACGGCGGGGCTTTCCTTGTCGTGGACGCTGTTGGACGGCGGTTTGCGTGAAGCCAACCTGCGCGAGGCGAACGGAAGGATTGCCGAGGCCCGCGCCAACTTGCGTGGGGCAGAAGAGAAGATTCGTGACGAGGTGCGCAGGGCCGTGACGGACTTGGGGACTGCCGAAGCCAATCTCGGCACGGCGGAGGAGCGCGTGAAGCTCTCATGGGAGAGCGCACGCCTGGCGAAGGAGAGCTTCGAGGCGGGCGCCAGCACGTACCTTCAAGTGACGGACGTCAACGCGACGCTCGCCAATGCCCAACTGTCTCTGGTGGCAGAGTCGCTCAACGTGCAGCTCTCTCGCTTGGCTCTGGCGAGAGCGATGGGCCTCTTTGACCCCACCGGCAATTCGCTCGTGGAGCCCTAG
- a CDS encoding trypsin-like serine protease codes for MPRLRSSFLAPLQGAIVRCASRRWASAVLMSLLVGCGSQAVVEPQEPAPSSAQEIVNGTDTTIGDNPWQAMLYFNSATTQMGRRVCGGSILNEKWILTAQHCVLDKYGNLIEPDLVMVGSTTLDGVHHGQTPTVEDVIPYPGFLDTSSGKDVALVLLATPLDLSGPNAKAIPLITPVDESSRVTTPGVVARATGWGAHFLNDTFNNTLRTTNLIIQSNSVAQAAYPTHHITEDQIPAAALGTGICDGDSGGPLTVPYGDTRALAGVLSWGYGCGDSRFPGMSARVSSFGSWITSTTCILTNGASVPVIDVDEDDWTCTYTLSVPEGASDLKFELSSSEGDGDVYVRFGAEPDAFTHPCDSANPGNGEKCTIDYPSVGTYSVKIHVYASANDMRLKAGYSSLLDFGGMWGYVDNGVLAHHPATGSDTCPVGYKPTRLLGSVAYPGRDGDVFLCSRPQKAGRAPLYDFGGMWGYVLGAVMPNPYTLEASCPEGYTDQRVLGTPNVDYEVHVCYRPHGSGTTPSLPFGGMMGQVDGGKVAPNPATGAASCPTGFVSRPVSGYPNVDWSLHFCYQPPTRWDFGGMWGSVNGGTSVDNPATDQRTCPAGYKATQLLGTRAVDFSVFLCSRPSLGGNNEALHFGGMWGTVNGVLRSNPYTNSASCPSGYTATRVLGTPGLDANLHYCHMRNMSKTPAQYPFGGMWGQVNGGTYVPNPSTGAISCPPGFTDRQVLGTNGLDYELHFCSKP; via the coding sequence ATGCCCCGTCTCAGGTCCTCCTTCCTCGCGCCCCTCCAGGGCGCCATCGTCCGCTGCGCCTCTCGCCGATGGGCCAGCGCCGTACTGATGTCTCTGCTGGTGGGGTGTGGTTCGCAAGCCGTCGTGGAGCCGCAGGAGCCGGCCCCCTCCAGTGCCCAGGAAATCGTCAACGGGACTGACACGACGATTGGCGACAATCCCTGGCAGGCGATGCTCTATTTCAACAGTGCGACGACCCAAATGGGTCGCAGGGTCTGTGGCGGCTCGATTCTCAACGAGAAATGGATCCTCACCGCGCAGCATTGCGTGCTCGACAAGTACGGCAACCTCATCGAGCCGGATCTCGTCATGGTAGGCAGCACCACCTTGGACGGGGTCCACCATGGCCAGACCCCCACCGTGGAAGATGTCATCCCCTACCCCGGCTTCCTGGACACCTCATCGGGCAAGGACGTGGCCTTGGTGCTCCTGGCCACGCCGCTCGACCTGAGCGGGCCCAACGCCAAAGCCATCCCACTCATCACGCCGGTCGATGAATCTTCGCGCGTCACCACCCCGGGCGTCGTCGCGCGAGCCACCGGCTGGGGAGCGCACTTCCTCAACGACACCTTCAACAACACGCTTCGGACCACGAACCTCATCATCCAGAGCAACAGCGTGGCCCAAGCGGCCTATCCGACGCATCACATCACCGAGGACCAAATCCCCGCGGCGGCGCTCGGCACGGGCATTTGTGATGGCGACAGCGGCGGCCCGCTCACGGTCCCCTACGGCGACACGCGCGCGCTGGCGGGCGTTCTCAGTTGGGGCTACGGCTGTGGCGACTCGCGCTTCCCTGGCATGTCCGCGAGGGTGTCGTCGTTCGGCTCCTGGATTACCTCGACGACCTGCATCCTCACCAATGGAGCGTCGGTGCCCGTCATCGACGTGGACGAGGACGACTGGACCTGCACCTACACCCTATCGGTGCCCGAGGGCGCCTCCGACCTGAAGTTCGAGCTGAGCAGCAGCGAGGGTGACGGCGACGTGTATGTGAGGTTCGGCGCCGAGCCCGATGCGTTCACACACCCCTGCGACTCGGCAAATCCTGGCAATGGAGAGAAGTGCACCATCGACTACCCGAGCGTGGGCACCTACTCCGTGAAGATACACGTCTACGCGAGTGCCAATGACATGCGCCTCAAGGCGGGGTACTCCAGCCTCCTCGACTTCGGCGGCATGTGGGGCTACGTGGACAACGGCGTCCTCGCGCACCACCCCGCGACCGGCTCGGACACTTGCCCCGTGGGCTACAAGCCGACGCGGCTGCTTGGCTCCGTGGCCTACCCCGGGCGCGATGGAGATGTCTTCCTCTGCTCCCGGCCTCAGAAGGCGGGCCGAGCGCCGCTCTACGATTTCGGCGGCATGTGGGGCTACGTCTTGGGCGCTGTGATGCCCAACCCCTATACGCTCGAGGCGTCCTGCCCTGAGGGATACACGGATCAGCGGGTCCTGGGGACTCCCAACGTCGATTACGAAGTGCACGTCTGTTACAGGCCCCACGGCTCCGGCACGACTCCGTCGCTCCCCTTCGGCGGCATGATGGGCCAGGTGGACGGTGGAAAGGTCGCGCCCAATCCAGCAACGGGCGCCGCCTCGTGCCCGACTGGCTTCGTGAGCAGGCCGGTGTCGGGATACCCCAACGTCGATTGGTCCTTGCACTTCTGCTACCAGCCGCCCACGCGCTGGGACTTCGGCGGCATGTGGGGCTCCGTGAATGGGGGCACGTCCGTGGACAACCCCGCGACCGACCAGCGCACGTGTCCCGCTGGGTACAAGGCCACGCAGTTGTTGGGGACCCGCGCCGTCGACTTCAGCGTGTTCCTCTGCTCACGGCCCTCTCTCGGGGGCAATAACGAGGCCCTCCATTTCGGCGGGATGTGGGGCACCGTCAACGGCGTCTTGAGGTCCAATCCCTATACGAACAGTGCCAGTTGCCCCTCCGGGTACACGGCCACACGCGTCCTGGGGACCCCTGGCCTCGATGCCAACCTCCACTACTGCCACATGCGCAACATGTCCAAGACACCAGCGCAGTACCCCTTCGGAGGCATGTGGGGCCAGGTGAATGGCGGCACGTATGTGCCCAATCCTTCGACGGGCGCCATCTCCTGTCCGCCAGGATTCACTGACAGGCAGGTGCTGGGAACCAACGGCCTCGATTACGAATTGCACTTCTGCTCCAAGCCGTAG